The genomic stretch GATGACGTCACTGTCACGCGGTGCTTCCGGGTACGCTCGCTTCATTGGTCGCTTTAGCCTAGCAACCCGTGGAATCTTTTTTGCAATTGGCCAATAACCTAAAGCTCGCTatcaccaaaaaataaataaaaaataaaaaatctgcaCTATTATGCAGCCATAAAATGACGTGGTTTAAATAAGGGCCATGTATGCGGGATGTagaatttcaatattttgttttcCATAAATTAACTTAAAAACAATTATTAAACCATTAGCTGCCTTTGGTGGCGAACGTCcaaaaagcaacaaaataatccagattttaatatatatatatattagggctgtcaaacgattaaaatttttaattgagttaattacatcttaagaattaattaatcgtaattcaaatatataaaatatgccataaaatatgccatatttttctgtaaattattgttggaatggaaagataagacacaagacggatatatacattcaacttacggtacataagtactgtatttattcattaaaacaataaatcaacaagatggcattaacattattagcattctgttaaagcgatccatgcatagaaagaattgtagttcttaaaagataaatgttacagAAATCTTAtataaaaacccctcttaatgttttcgttttaataaaatttggaaaattttcaatcaaaaaataaactagtagcccgccattgttgatgtcaataattacacaatgctcatgggtgcttaagcccataaaatcagttgcacccaagcgccagcagagggcgacaaaactctaaaaaacacaagtaacaagtaggcattgcactgtgctctcattttaatctgtttgagcggggcatgtgtgttaattgcttaaaatattttaacgtgatgattttgacagccctaatatatatatatatatatatatatatatatatatatatgtatatatatatatatatatacacacacacacatttacttttttattcaattattttattacaaaaaaatgtatagtgtaattttcggactataagccgccacccacaacatttgacaaacaaaaacggcgtttgttcatagataagccgcagctgtcctcactgcattatggcatatttacaccaaaagatatttacCGGCAACACTGTATTTGAGAGCGGAATCATTAGACGGTCATaagattggttcaaagtttaatgatagttcatttggtcttgtgacagtcggtcgtatgatgccgctgtcaaaaagggttgtaccggttaatatcttttgatgtaaatatcccatgatacagtgaggacagctgcggcttatagtccagtgcggcttatctatgaacaaatgctgtttttgtgccaaatttggtgggctgcggcatatactcaggtgcgcattatattgcgaaaattagggtagtttGGTgtacccctgactgttgaagtgagagaaaacaccatggtgaggccttcagaaagaagactgtagacgcttatgagtctggtaagggatttcaaaagatctcaaaagaatataaaatcagccattccactgtccaggAAAAAAAAGGGTACATGTGGAGGACATTTAAAACAACTGCTAACATGCCCAGATCTGGCTGTCTCAgtaagttcaccccgagagcagaccgcaagatgctaagtctccaaaaaaaaaaataccccaaaatgtcatcacgggacctacagcagcttcttgctgcgttgatgtgaaagtgcatgcctctacaatcagagagAGACTTCACCTTCATGGgaagaaacctttgctctccaagaagaacatgaaggccagactgaagtttgccagagtgaatttaGACAaataccaggacttctggaataatattctttggacaaatgaatctaaaattgaattggtATCAGAACAGAGGACAGGTTTGGTGTAACCCCAATAAattattccaggaaaagaacctcataccaactgtaaaacatagaggtggaagtgtcacgatttggggatgctttgcttgagcaggacctggccagctcaccatcatactccaccatgaattcgaacgtgtatcagagggtgcttgcgcaacatgtgagatcacctgtggaaaaaaattgaagcTTAAGCGAAACTGGACTCTGAAACATGCCAATagagtagaatagaatagccctttattgtcattatagagccaaaacataccagtaaactcACCAAGGAACggcagaaatggagagtcctggaatggtcgagtcaaagcccagatcttactcccattgagatgctgtggggtgattgAAAtgtgctgtacatgcaagaaaccactcaaacatcttacagctgaaagtattctgctatTCAGACCCATGtccaagactggtagatggctacaaaaagcgcctCACTGAAGttttttcagccaaagggggtaacaataGCTatgaggtggtagggtgtcctaactttttcctcagttagaatatgcctttttgttgatatattaagTCCGTAttcaatatatggcggaaaacacagacaagactgaaatagcagtttctgctcttgcagtcctctttaaaagaaactgctgtattttaagccaaaacaactgttatgtttgatagaacaatatgtctatatggtgccatagcagattcatggcacattaagctcccaaactatttttaatttgcccgttttaccctgaaaaccctagtttacagacgtcgcacaaccgtttttgtttcaacccagccatgaaaacaagcaatcatatttattatcagaatgtctgttatttttagcttagaatcattaattgatgtctaatatttcgttaaaaaaaaaaaactttcactagcatattttaaacttttacaaaAATTACGTCACGatgaaaaaaattggtgtctgtaaaaaagtcacggatatcttcctcataactatcgcttaattgtattattgTTACTATcggattttctccgatatgttagatgataaataatcgatccaaacaaagaaaaatttaaaaacaacatttaaaagggtaacaatgatggggctcgcgtgctgctggatgcggtagggcatgctcgggttgggggtcctaatgccgggattggcgatggggcggcgtagggttggtcgccaacgggcttacattcataagagattcacatgattactgggttctagatcacagaactgatttgtgtacactctacctctttcaatcacttagcttatagacacccccacccccgtccccctctttcactggccaataagcccccacatggtgtaaaccggaaatacatctcgctgacagtggcaccagcatattaataaatagtctagatgttctatgtatttcttgtttcttttctttcttctcttgtgttgcttttcttctgtcccccataatcccttcctgtttgctgctttgtcataataaataggtattttgaatgatcacaatgggagtatatcagactctcaatgtgaaaactgttcagacaacccatgcacttagacttccattctctgtgtcaaacagctgcacaggacaggttaaaaaataaataaaaataaaaataataaaaataaaagggtaactatatgaaaaaacaTCTcaactactccttgatgtctgcgatttctgcatcgcgacccttattaccatgtttcacacataaaatcccagctttggccattcacagctgtgtcttgacactcagtgatacatgctacatggagttttcggatcaaaacaagataagtacgcgataatatttcgttaaagtcatggcgtctgtaattctgctcttgcgtgttcTCACCACCAgatagtagagctgggaatctttaggcacctaacgattcgattacgattcagaggctccgattcgattataaaacgattattgatgcacccccctactattttttttttttttcttaaatgttttgtacattagttccaaaattgttctaaaatactccaaggctaaaccaaactactatttcagtatcaagttaacatatagcagtcaaaaaatatacaaaaataacagtaaataaaaaaactagggttgtcaaacgattaaaatttttaatcaagttaattacagcttaaaaattaattgatcgtaattaattgcaattaatcgcaattcaaaccatctataaaatatgccatatttttctgtaaattatatatatatattctgtaaaataatttgttggaatggaaagacaagatggatatatacattcaacatacggtacataaggactgtagtgggcatttcactctactatcatttaaatctgtctatgctgtcctcactccgaagcgtctactttttccaaagctagacagctagtgaacgacgccttaataatcagacttcttcctatttcatctgatttattaataaaatggcctcaaaccactgccctctttagaccgtagtgaaactacaaaaaaaagtacacaagcattgcattagcaacaacgttagcttaacacgctatacaggttcactaaacaaacaaaaagcgtatcatacaaaaaatataaaatttcgcttactaacattatatgtacattctttacaacaaccatacttacggacaaatcttgtccaaggatcatataagcacaacattacaacgtaggcgtcagcccgagacgtcgtgcagccatattgaactggcaagaaagcaataaaccatgtcgcaaagcgaccacaagagttcactgttagacagcacaaaaaaccttgctgtaaaacttaccaaaaggcagaatactgtctgagcgggacatgtgcgttaattgcgtcaaatattttaacgtgattaatttaaaaaattcattaccgcgcgttaacgcgataattttgacagccctaaaaaaaaactccagtccccattctgtatcagcggctttaaactacattcaattaatttaatgttgtgaatcaaccgttaaagttgtcaaaattgctcccgttattccataatttccctttggcctactttcgacatgtgaaagttttaaaactattttaaagatagattcaagtcaatattttaccgatttaggagtattttagataaaaagttaattaggtttgcttggaaggttcgctacaacagccttgcagggaagtgtactgctttaagatggcggcggtttactaacgcccgcatctagctttttgtagatgtaaatggtgttatacttatatagcgcttttccacgttctaaggcgctcaaagcgctttacactatctcgccatccacctactggtgacgcagcaccagatgtgctgctaacgctaccgaatctataatgcatctagtcctataaaaatgatatctaccgtaacattatgtggatgtactttgtagcagcttttcggcagcagtcaggtatgttgttgtgtttttttatctcgtggcatgagttgagctcgagccgtgagttgagcattggcattacccgaggggccgggtaatgagaagcatgatgtttagctactctcgctccgtctctcattccgaagaccgcgcggcgcgctgagtgtgttgtacttccgctttacttggcatatttcaataatcggaatttggatgtttgtgaatcgttctcgaatcttccacggccgtatCGCGAATAatcagaaattttgcacacctctaccagatagggttttgcagtttaaaaaatatttttttaaaaatgccctcctgttcaaaatttttcttccccgagaaaattgagattttaagctttccgatgatgtatcacacgtgcatatcggacaattttgaattctggtcaaattgggggtctcagagcagaacttcaagtcacctgagtgttttccgccatattcatCATTTGCTGAGTGCATATAAAAACTGGCCAATCACTCATACACGCACCTTAGTTTGGACACCGCTGCTCTAAAGTGGCCTCGACCCCCAAGAAAGACATAACGACAGAAGATAGTGTTTGTCCCAAAGTAGCTTTTAATAAAACATTTTGGACAAGCCAAGCAGAGGGGAAAGACCTTATGTGGACTTCCAGGACTAGTTGTCGCTAGTCCGATCAGagtggaaaacaaacaaacaaaaaaaaattcacgtgTACGTTACCTTGCAAATGTTCAGCCGGGAAgagaaatgaggaaaaaaaattgtaacctTGGAATGACATTTTTGGGTGATTGGGTTTTTATGTATCGGAGCTATCCCTGTATAACAGAGAAGAAAGTCTTTCATGGAAACTCCGATCCAGAACCAAAGAAACATTCTAGAACAAACCATCTGCTACAACTAATGATGCGGAGATGCTTCAAAACGATGGGTCCTCCTACTCGAGGTTCAGATCGGGCGCCGGTTCGTCAGTTAATCGTGTCGTCCCATCACGTTGAGGAGACCTCGAGCGGTCGTTTGAGTCATCGTACCCTAAAGAGTCCGGAAGCTTCATCTCGAAGTCCCCCAGAGTGTCTGGGAGAAACGTCTGGACTTCCCCAAGAGAGTCCGTGGGCTTCAACTCTGTGTCCCCAAGAGACTCGGAAAGTTTTGTTTCCGAGAGACCTTGGTGGGCATCCTCGTGAGTCTCCGAGGGTTTCCCGGAGTCTTCTGGAGTCGTCTGGAGCCGGGTCTGCGATCTAGTTTGCGATCGGGTTTGTCGGACGGGGCGAGAGGCGGGAGGAGGTCTCTTTTTAGCATTTTTACCTCGGGTCCGAGGACCAGGACTGGATTTAGCCAGTGGAGGAGTTTCCTGGATGAGCGTTTCATCACATGGTCCGGGTTCGCACGATTTGACCTCCGGCTGTGTGGGCGTGATTTCAGGAAGCTCCTGTCGAGGACTTgcgacaaaactgttgactggAACGCCTTCGAGTGCCCGTTCGGGGCTGCTTTGAATTGACCAAACTGATTCAATTTGAAGATGGAACTCTGGTTCCGGTTCGGGGTTTTGCGCCAATACGGGATCAGGCTCAGGAAATAAAATTGGAGGTTCTAGGTTCTGCCCTAGTCCGAGTTCTAGCTCAAAAGATACATTTGAAGGTTCGGGGTTAAGCGTGAGACCACTATCCAGCTCGGGAGATAGGATTGAAGGTTCTAAGTTCTGCCCTAGTCCGGGTTCTAGCTCAAAAGATACATTTGAAGGTTCGGGGTTCAGCGTGAGACTAGCATCCAACTCAGGACAAAGGATTGAAGGTTGTAGGTTCTGCCCTAGTCTGGGTTCTAGCTCAAATGATACATTCAAAGGTTCGGGGTTCAGCGTGAGACCAGCATCCGGCTCAGGAGATAGATTTGAAGGTTGAGGGGTTTGCAGTAATTCAAGATCTGACTCAGGAGTTAAATTTGAAAGATGGGGTTTCAGAGCTAGACCGGGTTCTGACCCAAGAGATACATTTGAAGGTTGAGGGGTTTGCAGTAGTCCAAGATCTGACTCAGATGAATTTGAAGGCTGGGGGTCCTGCACTAGGCCATGATCTTGCCTGGGGGATGCATTTGAAGGTTGTGGATTCTGTGCTAGACCAGGATCTGGTTCAGGAGACACATTTGATGGTTGGGGTTTCTGCGCCAAACCAGGTTCTGGCTTAGGGGATCCATTTGAAGATTCAGGGCTCTGCGCTAGAACAGGATCTGGCTTAGGAGGAACATCTGAAAGTTGGGATTTCTGCGCTAGACCTAGAGCAGGATCTGGCTTGGAAAGTACATTTGAAGTTTGAGATTTCTGCGCTAGACCAGGTTCTGGCTCAGGGGATCCATTCGAAGATTGAGGGTTTTGTGCTAGAACTGGATCTGGCTTAGGAGGTACATCTGAAGGTTGGGATTTCTGCGCTAGACCAGATTCTGGCTCAGGAGATGCATTTGAAGGTTGGGGTTTCTGCACTAAGGTAGGTTCTAGTGCAGGAGATGAATTTAAAGGGTGTGTAACTGGTCGAGTTACAGTTGGACTTCTTAGGGTGACACTTAAATCTGTTGTTATTGGCTTTGCCAAGGACATGGGTCCTGGCTTATTTTTAGAACTGTAGAAGATACCAAACAAGTCCTGGGCTTTGGCCGCAGCCAGGTTAGTTTTCGGCTTGTCAGACTTAAGACCTCCATCCACCATACTGAAGACAGGCGGAGGTTTAACAAACACCGCATGGGTTTGCTCACTCTCGGGAACCCCTGGAGCTGCCACGTCTGGCTCCATGTCCTCCGGTTCCTCTGACCGGTCGGGTTGCGATACTTCAGGAGCCGGATTAACCATGATCTTGGGCGGCGGCATAGCTGGACTGAACTCCACTGGCGGAGTCGCCGACACAGGGGGAGGTGAACTTACGCCTGATGGGGCGGAACGGAACGGTAGAGATGATTTGACAGTGTTTGTGTTAGCCTTTGGCGCAGGTGGGGCCGGTTTAACAAATTCTTGGATAGGACTAGACAGCGCTGGAGCTGCTGTAAAGGTAGGACTGGAAAGGGCTGGACTTGGTGTAAGGGAAGGACTGGACAGGGCTGGACTTGGTGTAAGGGTAGGACTGGACAGGGTTGTAAGGGTAGGACTGGACAGGGCTGTAAGGGTAGGACTTGACAGGGCTGGACGTGGTGTAAGGGTAGGACTGGACAGGGCTGGACTTGATGTAAGGGTAGCACTAGACAGATCTGGACTTGATGTAAGTGTAGGACTAGACAGGGCTGGACTTGATGTAAGGTTAGGATTAGACAGAGCTGAACCTGTTCTAAGGGTGGGACTAGACAGATCTGGACCTGGTCTAAGAGAAGGACCAGACGCATGTCGAGCATTCTGACCCCCAATTTGGGCAGAATTGTCCAGTGGTTTAGAAGATATTGTCTGAGGAACATCTTGCTTTGCTTCCGGCACCTTCTTGACAGGACCGAAAATGGGTAGGTTGTCAGGTGGCGGCATTAGCGTAGCTGAGTCCTGAAGCGGACCAGAGTTCAGGTGTCCGGTTTTCCTGACCACCTGAGGTTGCTTCGCTACAGCAGCAGGGACCGCAAAGTTGGTCTGCGGCTTGGCTTGTTTGCAGCCAGCTGCTAGCTTCAGCGCAATCTCTTTAGCGAACGCCATGGACTTGGCGAACGAGTCCTCATAGGTTTCTTCGGTGACTGTTTCTTCGTCCTTGATGAACTCGGCTGCGGCTTTCTGAGCTTCTTTAGCTAGCTTAGTTTCCCGTTTCTTCCAGGTGAACTTCCCAAAAGTCGGTGTTTGCTTGGCGGCGTCTGGGCTCTGTTTGAGGAGCTTGGCTCGCATGGCGGGACTAGGACCGCAGATGATTtttggtgggtcgtagggcTTGGCCACACCCTGCAGTTGCCTCACTCCCCCCAGCCTGTCCTTGTCCTGCGAGTCTTCCCGTTCGCGCTCGTATTTGTCCGATTTGTGTCGGGAACGGCGCTCGTGATGCTCCTGGTCCTGTTGGCGGGGGTGGGTAAGAATAGCCAACAAAgttattcaagtaaatgtaacggcgtAAACGTAAGTGCCTACCTCTGCCTGTCGGTGATGTCGATAATTCCGTCCTTCTTGACCGTGTTTGTATCGCTCGTCTTCGTCTCTCCTGGGATTGTGACGCTCTTCTTCTTCTGCGAACCAGTGGTACTTGTCGCTCTTCTTCTTTGGTTTTGACCTGTCCTCAACATCCCTGGCGTGAAAAGGTTGGGTTTTAGTCTTCGGCTCCTCCTCTTTCTTCAAGGTTTTCAATGGTCGGTCTTCCTCCTTGACGGATTTGGACGAAGTGTCCTCCAACTCcttttcttcttttctctccTTTTTGGTTTTGCTTTTCTCAGACTTGTCTTCCTCGTGTTTACGTTTTTTCCCGGACGAGGTGGAGGACAGCCCGGCTTGGCGGTCCAGGTTTCTCCTCTGCTCGTAAAGCGGATCCttgtacatttttttctgatggagagagaaagagaaatGCTTAAAATTATTACAAACTCTCACTAAAATGacaagaggcgtgcgaaatttccgattcttagattattcgcgattcggccgtggaagattcgagaacgattcacaaacatccaaattccgattattgaattataccaggtaaagcggaagtaaaacacagtctttgggacgcaatgaggaacggaccgagagtaaatatcatgttcaactcatgccgctagataaaaaaacaatcgtaCCTGAATGCGGCCGATAgatgctacaaacaacgcccagttgctagttgttacaaacatacggctacagtagatatatatattagagctgaaacgagtacttgagcaactcgagtaactcgagtttaaagtaATTttagagtaattttattcacctcgagtaatcgtttattttgacagctctaagcatcacgttttgctcggactacttttaatgcgggacaatgcgctgtcacgtgcggagaggaagaaggtaaaaaaaccaaaaaacactgcagccgacagccgccacaaacgacgccgacgttgctaaatactagcccgcacgatgctacgttggtacaggtagcgtctgatgcatctcatagagatcacatgtatgttgaactagatgcgaaatgacagactcggccgcgtctgggcagcgttagtaaacagccgccatcttaaagcattacagcgctaagcgctgataaataagattaacgttactgtcgctactagctcacgtaacgttagccctgcggagggctaggtttcaattaattatgaccactgtcgatgcgtggctaacgtgtcttacatacaggctttaatataacatagcattgtggagtgatgagggtgtaaaataaaaacataatcatgctaactatcaattttagctcagtagtcattgctggataaaacaccaagtagcactggtccctaatgtgctccaatacagcctgtatcatacatttattttgaacactgcaaaaactcaaaatcctatcaggacttacagtttagactaacttaaaacttaactagaacttaaaaatggcttgacacaaagagaaattcaattgaaacacgtgggaaaaaatccaaacttttaagtgatgtgtgttatcaagcgtaacggcatttttaggtaagatatatatatatatatatatatatatatacacagtgccttgcaaaagtattcggccaccttgaatcttgcaacctttcgccacatttcaggcttcaaacaaagatatgaaattaaatttttttgtcaagaatcaacaacaagtgggacacaatcgtgaagtggaaacacatttattggataatttaaacttttttaa from Corythoichthys intestinalis isolate RoL2023-P3 chromosome 10, ASM3026506v1, whole genome shotgun sequence encodes the following:
- the znf318 gene encoding zinc finger protein 318, coding for MFRGRPPPRGSHRFPFQPRGSRPYQHPHSSEGQRDERNRGDRSPYYSGYHPRGHPDYRRSPPHRGYYRGGQHRGGGPPRERSQSPPRHRLPIDHKLVITVGNELTSTAPPRQHDRDRSPDRSRGRSKSRARSKSRHRSRGRSKSRSRSRSRSRGRSRGRSSNRAPSRGRSRSRRPSSSSSSSSSSSSSSRGSYGKLEEVRRRKELEDMLCLPTKSILKKPPEYEHTSPDSGMSNVTEDLLRAVKEMEPAAVASVLSALRSDPQMSQRADLDAEIKEILDLLERGQKAKSLANDIDDEEKFLYGDPEEPYACAQPAPNNTFDPYTEVTEDLLYGDLVTGPTATSAPEARAPADWTPSVPVSAASEAPPEEAGEQQSLDDYHKLQNLLKTIGLDLGVTEINKLAARTKERLHGNKPPKTPKRRQRYSSESSDDERGRRSRSGSSSEDEKRVGKRGDERSWSKDSGRGNGALHAEAPQQTPVPDVPPPAAVPPPAAVPPPAAVPTHIPPSYPPPHVQGIMAPPYPPPGFGQYGNYMPYPPPQWPPMYPPPSMTVPPPAPTYDQPGNQTLPEPQVKGTVKSSWGGGTTGSQVSSRVSEQENNESQKRKVLEERENLKQEREQRMKKKEYLIKELERLRKQQGELLRKKRREKDGHKDPLLQEISRLQEDVMSQISALRREHEAAEEKRNEIEAVALILGLEPSDRHRAPNQQEKNTNAKPSKVKSRPERSPERQQDRGASIAPKQKPAEVAAPPAVPLTPPPEPFEYYDAGNHWCRDCNVTSGSMFDFFTHLHSKSHRKTLDPYDRPWASSTKTVKMEEKQTKPAKGSEFLLPVRGFFCQLCEKFFGDAICAEQHVTTHAHNESYKKKMYKDPLYEQRRNLDRQAGLSSTSSGKKRKHEEDKSEKSKTKKERKEEKELEDTSSKSVKEEDRPLKTLKKEEEPKTKTQPFHARDVEDRSKPKKKSDKYHWFAEEEERHNPRRDEDERYKHGQEGRNYRHHRQAEDQEHHERRSRHKSDKYEREREDSQDKDRLGGVRQLQGVAKPYDPPKIICGPSPAMRAKLLKQSPDAAKQTPTFGKFTWKKRETKLAKEAQKAAAEFIKDEETVTEETYEDSFAKSMAFAKEIALKLAAGCKQAKPQTNFAVPAAVAKQPQVVRKTGHLNSGPLQDSATLMPPPDNLPIFGPVKKVPEAKQDVPQTISSKPLDNSAQIGGQNARHASGPSLRPGPDLSSPTLRTGSALSNPNLTSSPALSSPTLTSSPDLSSATLTSSPALSSPTLTPRPALSSPTLTALSSPTLTTLSSPTLTPSPALSSPSLTPSPALSSPTFTAAPALSSPIQEFVKPAPPAPKANTNTVKSSLPFRSAPSGVSSPPPVSATPPVEFSPAMPPPKIMVNPAPEVSQPDRSEEPEDMEPDVAAPGVPESEQTHAVFVKPPPVFSMVDGGLKSDKPKTNLAAAKAQDLFGIFYSSKNKPGPMSLAKPITTDLSVTLRSPTVTRPVTHPLNSSPALEPTLVQKPQPSNASPEPESGLAQKSQPSDVPPKPDPVLAQNPQSSNGSPEPEPGLAQKSQTSNVLSKPDPALGLAQKSQLSDVPPKPDPVLAQSPESSNGSPKPEPGLAQKPQPSNVSPEPDPGLAQNPQPSNASPRQDHGLVQDPQPSNSSESDLGLLQTPQPSNVSLGSEPGLALKPHLSNLTPESDLELLQTPQPSNLSPEPDAGLTLNPEPLNVSFELEPRLGQNLQPSILCPELDASLTLNPEPSNVSFELEPGLGQNLEPSILSPELDSGLTLNPEPSNVSFELELGLGQNLEPPILFPEPDPVLAQNPEPEPEFHLQIESVWSIQSSPERALEGVPVNSFVASPRQELPEITPTQPEVKSCEPGPCDETLIQETPPLAKSSPGPRTRGKNAKKRPPPASRPVRQTRSQTRSQTRLQTTPEDSGKPSETHEDAHQGLSETKLSESLGDTELKPTDSLGEVQTFLPDTLGDFEMKLPDSLGYDDSNDRSRSPQRDGTTRLTDEPAPDLNLE